In Halichondria panicea chromosome 5, odHalPani1.1, whole genome shotgun sequence, the genomic stretch TATTTCTAATGGGTCACCTGGTACTTCAACAAGTACAACATTTGGAGGAACAGGGACGTACAGCTGTAATACTGGTTACGTactgtcaggatcagctacagtgacCTGTGAGGCTAGCGGAGGTTGGAGTACTAGACCGTCTTGTGATGGTGAGCAATGACTATGGATCGAGATTGTAACATTTTGAAATGTATTGCATCTTAGTCATCTCCTGTGGGCCCCTTCCCTCTATTTCCAATGGGTCAACTGATACACCAACAAGTACAACATTTAGAGGGACAGGGACATACAGCTGTAATACTGGTTACATactgtcaggatcagctacagtgacCTGTGAGGCTAGCGGAGGTTGGAGTACTAGACCGACTTGTAAAAGTGAGCAATGAGTAGCTAGGTGACTTtaattgtcattttaaaatgCACCGCCTTTCCATTATAATAGTCGTCTCCTGTGGGTCTCTTCCCTCTATTTCCAATGGGTCACCTGATACTCCAATAAGTACAACATTTGGAGGAACAGGGACGTACAGCTGTAATACTGGTTACGTactgtcaggatcagctacagtgacCTGTGAGGCTAGCGGAGGTTGGAGTACTAGACCAACTTGTGAAAGTGAGCAATGAGTAGCTAGGAGACTTTAATTGTCAGATTAAAATGCACCGCCTTTCCATTATAATAGTCGTCTCCTGTGGGTCTCTTCCCCTGGTGGACCAAAAGTAGAAGAGACGGTCAAATTAGTTGAGTACATGGACAAGTTCTTTGCGCTTTGAACGTTTCTAACTGCGTAGAGGGGGTGCACAAAAGAAAAGAGTTTCAGTTGCCATATACTTCAGCCGACGACAACCGCCTTACAGTATGTGATAGTAAATATAAAATGTTATGCAAGTTTGATCGCTAATTACAGTGGCTGGAGAAAGTGTTTCTGCCTTATCTAGAAGACTGGGAGAAGTGGGTAAAATCCATCCCCGACCTCACCACAACAGAACGCAACAATATGCTTCTCAGCTCAGAGACACGACTAGGATTGAAAATTACATGTGAGGAATATAACAGTGTCTCGTTAGTACTAGCTGGGGGCTGTGTTAGggttaattattattatttttgtcacCGATGCTTATCTTTTGCAGGCAAGTGGTTTATTGAACTCGTACACTATCTATTCAAGATACCAGACGTCCAATCCTTCTTAAGCCAAAGAATCTGTCAAGATCCATTAGAGAATTTCTTTGGGTGCCAAAGACAACGAGGTGGTGTTCATGACATCCCAAATGTTGAAGAATTTACAAAGAACACCCAAGCCCTACGAGTCATTAACTCTTTTTGCAAAGGACCAGCTCGTGGGAACTGTATAGAGGTGGTAGTAAACGAAGttctacatgactgtacagaTAGAGAGAACATTAATGAACCGTTACCCAAACGCAGAAGACTCAAACTCAAAACATGCTGACTCATTATAAGTATGTACCCAAGGGTGTTAATTGCAATGTCATGGCTACTGTTTTGATTGCTTATGATGATGATGGATGATgatgagacataattataattaattgaaccCAAAAAACCTCCACCATAAGTTAATCTGAGTCAGAGGCATCTTCAGGAGTTGGCTGCTGGCAGGGTGTACCTGTAGATCTGGACTTCTCCGTTTTGGCTTTCGGTTTAGAAATTAACTGCTTTCTTACTCCCTTGGATTCTGGGTAGTCTGTTTCCGAGTGATTTTGAACTTTCAACCCATGCACTTGCCAATGAAAATCCACGAATGTTTACCCAATCTTGGACATTACAGCAGTTAGTACACTGCCTCTGAAATGGCTCAGAAAACTGATGACATCACTAAAATTCGGAAATTTtgtgctattataattataattatagtatcattCGGTATTATGTTcgtttgaataattatgataattctCCATTTAGAcagttgagattgaattttgaCCAAActtatacaattataattataattatagccattataattatagccattataattatagttataattacgTGCAAAAGTTTTCTCACATGCACTTAGAGAGTTTTGTCTGAACATGTCTGGATATAATATCGCAATTTTTGGTTAATCAGTAATATCTTTATCAAGGATTAATTTATATGTATCTTGTTTTTGCCAATGAAGAAATTTTTTCTCACCTCTttcagcaataataattattctacaatACTCAACCATATACAGagtatactataatatacaCTAATTATATCATACACTGATTACAAGTTCATGCATGCTTGCACTCAGACTAAGCGTTTTTAGTTCACTACTTATTTGGCTTTCCATGCATGCTCTCCCACTTGCTCTCCCAATTGTTTCGAGGAAATGCTATCGTCCTGCATACATCAAATCATAAATGgcttcagtgcatgcatgtatatcatGAACAATATATACACTCACGAATTCTCTGTATATATATTTACCTGGGAAGAACCAGATGTCTCTTGTATAGATCTATCTGTATTTGAAAACTCATTCAATGCTGGATTCGTTTCATCTTTAGCTTGAAAATCTGTATACATCAATCAAAACCTTATGTAGTTGTTAATTTTACTGAATCTTGACATGTGCATGATTGCATTGGCATGTTTgtgttgcatataattataattatacaattttatccttgtgtatataattataacatgcatgtaaatataGTATATGCATGAACTATACCAGCTGGCAGTGCAGAGGATTGCTGTAAACTTATGGGACCAGGCTCAGATTTTATAGCTGTAGGTAATGAACATTTTAACTCGCTCCCTGCCAAATTGGTTTCTCTCTGAAACTGGgcatctgcatgtgtgtgtgtgtgtgcacgtgtttGGGAGAGGAAATAAAAATGCCATTGGGTGGTAGCTACATTCGTCGAATGAGACCACCTTGGTCTCTGACTCAAACGGTCAGACGGGCTGTTATATAAACATGCAGGAAGATAACAAATTAAGCCAACAGAAGAAATAACATAATAACATATCTTCTATTCTATAATAGATATGTTGTTATGTTactagactataattatgagccaCTCGTTTCCTGGAAAGTGTGTTTACGGTAGATGCTGAATAAACTGAGGCACAGAGATGCGAAATGACTCGCTATAGGTTGACTGCATGTTGCTAAACTATTAGGCTTTGGGATCTAGAAAAATAATATGCATTAGTATATCTACACGTAATAGGCATgcaccattattattataattatgagcattaTAATAGAAGTACAAGTCAGTACGAATCATAATACTTTTAGTATAAAATGTATATATTAGGCCTGATGGTCGCGATGGAAGTACACTATTTATAGTACATGGGTAATTAtctcattatgcctcgaggcgtagccgcacgagggatacggtaaagctgactgtgtgtgtgtgtgtgtgtgtgtgtgtctgtgtgtctgtgtgtctgtgtgtctgttccagctgtaactgctcaacggttgcaatgcgacgaaaactaacagcttctataggcttctagccacgttctcttggattttgattcgtggattagcaaactaaagcttctttctcgagttatggctagtttgactcacattgaaggctgttgcagtctcttcagaatctttcatagcatcatctgtccgcacaaactttctattcaacatatgagttagccttgcactaaagcgctagctttttgttagctacaagactcagaaaatacctgttaaaacagctagctagcagtagccatttgtgaaattgatctctttggacacaccctttaattattcctatggatgtaatgcgcatgcgcgctcattccccagatccagatcctcctggcagaatcatatttttcttgagggcctggtaagccacaaaacactactatagataacaatatgcatgtacacaagtcttttcttcttaaatattataattatacactgcatgaactacagatccaattttcttctttcttgaggtcctggtattaaagccacataatacaacaatagatgcatgtaataagtcttttcttctcagtgactttatatagataagctaactttatgaaataattatgcacttccgcttataattaattgaaaacaaaatcttcttctttgttgcttcctagatccttgaggtcctggtataagcagccacaaaacacaacaatgataccataattatacaattgcaagtcagttttagacagattattttatacacttttcctcttctatactttctcttctatacttttgagcgaaagcaaatcatggcgagaggcattagcacagcgccagcttgaacactagttggcATTCTGTACTAGTGTTAATAGATAGAGTCATGCATGTGGTCATGCATTGTTACTTGTGCggtgacatgcatgcatgggtctTTGGAAAAGAATAATATTTATAAGCAATTTGCAAAGGttgttaacttgagcataaatGAATAACAAGTAATATCTCG encodes the following:
- the LOC135336071 gene encoding uncharacterized protein LOC135336071; amino-acid sequence: MSTRVPPYIISNDEKYFMPELHELKSGPDPDETEEKIPVSYLRPIAYFNYDGSVLIKGKVIGTLGTSSKDIVADAQFQRETNLAGSELKCSLPTAIKSEPGPISLQQSSALPADFQAKDETNPALNEFSNTDRSIQETSGSSQDDSISSKQLGEQVGEHAWKAK